The window TGCGGACGTCTGCCTCTACGCCGAAGACGCCCTCACCATCGCGGTCATTGCCCGCGCGCTGGTGGAAACCTCGGCGGAGGAATGGCGGAAGGGGGTTCCGGCGTCGAGCATGGTGACGCCAGTGCTGCGTATGGCCAACTGGAAGGCCAGCCGCTTTGGCGTCAGCCACCAACTGCTGCACCCGCTGGAGCAACAGCCCTCTTCGACGTCGGACGTGGCGGTTGCCCTGCTCCGGCACGTCAGCCCGGCCCTCATTGCGTCCGGTGACTTGGCGCTCGCCCGCACCGGGGTGGCCACCATCCTGCGCCGCGGCACCGGGGAGCGGCTGCAGCGGCAGGCCTACAGCCGACGGTTGCGGTTGTCCGACGTCGTGTCTGCCGCCATCGCATCCACCCATCAGGACGGAGAGCTTTCCGACGCCGGCCTGCTGAGTCATTAGCAGGCCGGCGGCTGGTAACTCAGCCCTGGTTAATGCGGATCATGTTGCCGGAGGGGTCGCGGAAGGCGCAGTCGCGCGGTCCCCACGGCTGCTCGATCGGTTCTTGGAGAACTTCGGCGCCGGACGCCCGCAGTTTCTCAAAGGTGGCGTCAAGATCGTCCGTGGTGAACACGAGCATGGGCATGACGCCCTTGGTCAGGAGTTCCTGGATCGCGTCGCCGTCGGCCTGCGAACGCCCGGCATGCGGAGGGGACAAGACCAGTTCCAAGTCCGGCTGGGCATCGCTGCCCAGGGTGACCCAGCGCTGGCCGTCAGAGCCGACGTCGTTCCGCACATCGAAGCCCAAGGCGTCGCGGTAGAAGGCGAGTGACTCGTCGAGATCGTTGACGGTGACGTGTGCGTACTTCAATGAAATGTTCATGAATCACACGCTATTGCAGCTACGACGCGGGCGCTTCTTCAATCCTGCTCAGGTTCTTGCTACCGGTTCTTTCGGGACGTGTGTGCTGCTTGGCAATGCAGGTGGGCATGGCCTTGACGGCGTGGTGCTCCCGGGCGCGGTATTCGCTGGGGTTGATGCCGACGATTTCCGTGAAGCGCGTGCTGAAGGAACCCAATGACGTACAGCCGACTTCCATGCAAGCGTCGGTGACGGAAGTTCCCGCCCGGAGCAGCGCCATGGCCCGTTCGATCCGCCTGGTCATGAGGTAGTTGTACGGCGATTCGCCGTAGGCAGCCTTGAACTGGCGGGAGAAATGCGCGGGGGACATCAGGGCGCCGGCAGCCATGGTGGGCACATCCAATGGACGCGCATATTCGCGATCTATGAAGTCGCGGGCGCGCCGCAGATGGGCCAGGTTGGCCAGTTCCTGCGGAGTCATGGGCACAGTCTACTAGGAGGGGCACAGTCTACTAGGAGGGGCACAGTCTACTAGGCTCGTGCCCATGGAATCAGTGGTGTGGTCGAAGCCCGAAAACCAGCGCAAGGGCACGCCGTTGCTGGTGATGATGCACGGTTATGGCACCAGCGAGCAGCGCATGGTCAATCTCTTCCCGCACCTTCCCGGCGAGTTCAGCTGTGCCGCGCTGCGCGGCCCCAAGGTCATTGGCGACGATTACGGCTGGTTCCTCCTGGACTACTTCCTGACCAACGACTTCTCGGATGTCATCGCGTCCACCAACTCGGTGTTCGATTGGATCAATTCCGTCAAGGACAATCACAGTAGCGTCAGCCTCTTGGGCTACTCGCAGGGCATGGCCATGGCCAGTACGCTCCTCCGCCTGCGGCCCACCGCGTTCAAGGCAACCGTGGGCCTGTCCGGGTTCGTCCTGGACAACGATCTCCTGGCCCTGAGTGAATCCTTTGACACCCCGCCGCCCTTCTTCTGGGGGCGGGACAAAGCCGATCCCGTGATCAATGAGGACGCCATAGACCACACGGAGGAGTGGTTGAACGCCAATGTAGCCCTGACGGCGCGAACCTACCCGGGAATGGGACACAGGATCGAGCCGCCCGAGCTGGTGGATGTGAGCGCCTTCCTGAAGTACTACGTCCTGGGGTAAGCCCCGGGATTAGAAGGCATTCAGCCTCGGGAATCAACCCCTTGGTGAGATTCGCGTCACAAAATCGCATTCGACCGCACTCTATTGAATGACGAAATTGTAAGCGCTTACACTTTTGGCTTGTGGCCCGGACCGGGTCCCACGCCAAGGCGTCAGGCGAGGATGGAAAGGGTTGAGGCCGTGTTTCATGGTTAGGACTCACAGAGTGACAATCCAGGACGTTGCCGTTCTCTCCGGATTGTCCATTTGCACGGTGTCGCGGGCTCTCAGGAATCTCCCCAATGTTTCTGAAAAAGCACAACGACAAGTGGCGGAAGCCGCCAGCAAACTTGGCTACAAAGCCTCAGCCGCGGCGTCCAGATTGGCGGGCGGCAATACGGGGTCGGTGGCTATCGTTGCCCCGACCGCTACGGCCTGGTTCTTCGCCCAGGCTGTGGAGGCGGCAGAGGAAATCTTTGGCGACAGCGGTTACGACACCGTCCTGATCAGCCTCCGCAACAAGGCCAGTGTGCGGCGGCAGTTCTTTGCCGACCTGGAGGGCCTTGCGCAGCGTGTGGATGGGCTGCTCCTGCTCAATGTTGACCTCACGCCCCAGGAAATGGAAGCGTTGGAAGCCTGCGGGATGGCCGTAGCCAGCGTGGGTATGGGAAATGTTCCGTGGGACAATGTAGGTATCGATGACGAGCACGCGGCCTGGCAGGCAACCCAACACCTGCTGGGGCTGGGCCATTGGGACTTGGCAGTTCTCTCGAGCAATGAACACTCGGTTGCGACAGAGACCCCTCGGTTCCGTGGCTTCAAGCGCGCGCTGGATGAACACCACCTCACCGTCCACCCGGACTTTGTGGTGGGCGCCGGGCCAAGTATCGACGACGGCAGGCGGGCGATGACTGAACTCATCGCCCGGGGCGCAAAGCCCACTGCAGTTTTCGCCCACTGTGACGAAGCTGCCTTCGGGGCCTTGACGGCGCTCCGCGAACACGGTTTGTCCGTGCCCAAGCACGTCTCCGTGATTGGCATCGACGACCACCCCATGAGCTGGTTCCTTGGCCTGAGTACAGTGGCGCAGCCCGTGGCCGACCAAGGTGCCTTCGCAGCGAACCTGCTGTGTGAACGCCTGCTGAATACTGAAGCTCCCCATCAACCCTCCAACCACCTGCTCGATACCAAGCTCATCGAACGCAAAACCACGCGCCACAAGCGCTGAACGGAACTATGCACATGACTGATCTTCGTAATGCCTGGACTGGCGCTTCGGCGCTGTTGTTCGACCTCGACGGCGTGCTGACGCCCACTGCCGTGGTGCATGAGCATGCGTGGCAGGAACTGTTCGATGGCTACCTCTCCGAAGCTGGCCACCCCCAGGGCTACCAAGAGAGCGACTACTTCGACCACATTGATGGGAAGCCGCGCTTCGATGGCGTCCGGGATTTCCTGGCTTCGCGCGGCATCACCCTGCCCGAGGGCCCGGTCCATGACCACCCGGACAACCAGACCGTGCAGGGCTTGGGCAACCGGAAGAACGCCATCTTCAATGAGATTGTGAACTCCCGTGGTGTTGAGCCGTACGAGGGCTCGGTCAAGTTCATCAATGCCGCCGTGGAGCTGGGACTGAAAGTGGCGGTGGTGTCCTCATCCCGCAACGCGCCCGCGGTATTGAAGGCCGCCGGACTTGACCACCACTTCGAGGTGGTGGTGGACGGCCAGGTGGCTGCCGGCGTCGGGCTTCCCGGTAAGCCGGACCCGGCCACGTATGTCTATGCAGCGGGACTGTTGGAGGTGCCTGTGGAGGAATGCATCGTGGTTGAGGATGCAGTGTCCGGTGTGCAAGCCGGGGCGGGCGCTAACTTTTACTCCGTGATCGGCGTGGACCGCGGTGCGGGCCGCCAAACTTTGCTGGACGCCGGCGCCACGCTGGTGGTCGACGACCTCAACGATCTTCTCTAACCCTACTTTTTCGAAGGATTTCATCAGCTCATGGCACTCATCAGCTCCGATCGGCTGCGCTTCCCCTGCGAGCCCTGGAAGCTCGTGGAAAACATCCACGTCCCTGGTGACGAGGGAACGCTGGAAACGCTGTTCGCGCTTGGCAACGGACACCTTGGCATCCGTGGCTCGCATTCCACGGCGGGCGACGGCGAGCTTCCCGGCACATTCATTAACGGTTTCCATGAGATCTGGGACATCAAGCACGCCGAGAATGCCTACGGCTTTGCCCGCACCGGCCAGAGGATCGTCTACGTGCCGGACGCCAACAATTTCACCGTTTCCATTGATGGCGAGGCCCTGAGCCTGGCCGAATCCACCGTGCTGGACTACCACCGCAGCGTGGATTTTTCCACGGGTATCTACGAGGAAACCATTACGTGGGCGTGCCGCTCCGGCGCTACTGTCACCACGGCTGAGCGCCGCGCCGTAGGGTTCGATGCCCGCGGATGTCTTGGCCTGGAACTGTCGCTGACAGCTGACCGGGACGTGTCCGCGGACATCACCTCCGGCGTCGTGAACCGCCAGGACCAGGCTGTGGAGGACCACTCGGTCCATGACCCGCGCCGCTCGGGCCGGCACGCCGGCCGTGTCCTTTTGCCGCTGCACCTCCAGGGTGCCGATGGCTCGCTCCGCCTCGCGTGGGAGACCTCCGAATCGCGCCAGCGCGTAGCCATGGCTGTGGATCACTGGATCTCCGCCGAGGGCCAGCCGTTTGAGACGCTGGTGGCGGAAGACGACTCATCCGTCCGCTACGTTTTGGCCATTCACGACGGCGACACGTTCCGTGTGGAGAAAACCGTCAGTTAC is drawn from Arthrobacter sp. 31Y and contains these coding sequences:
- a CDS encoding VOC family protein, translating into MNISLKYAHVTVNDLDESLAFYRDALGFDVRNDVGSDGQRWVTLGSDAQPDLELVLSPPHAGRSQADGDAIQELLTKGVMPMLVFTTDDLDATFEKLRASGAEVLQEPIEQPWGPRDCAFRDPSGNMIRINQG
- a CDS encoding helix-turn-helix transcriptional regulator, with protein sequence MTPQELANLAHLRRARDFIDREYARPLDVPTMAAGALMSPAHFSRQFKAAYGESPYNYLMTRRIERAMALLRAGTSVTDACMEVGCTSLGSFSTRFTEIVGINPSEYRAREHHAVKAMPTCIAKQHTRPERTGSKNLSRIEEAPAS
- a CDS encoding alpha/beta hydrolase, whose translation is MESVVWSKPENQRKGTPLLVMMHGYGTSEQRMVNLFPHLPGEFSCAALRGPKVIGDDYGWFLLDYFLTNDFSDVIASTNSVFDWINSVKDNHSSVSLLGYSQGMAMASTLLRLRPTAFKATVGLSGFVLDNDLLALSESFDTPPPFFWGRDKADPVINEDAIDHTEEWLNANVALTARTYPGMGHRIEPPELVDVSAFLKYYVLG
- a CDS encoding LacI family DNA-binding transcriptional regulator; this translates as MTIQDVAVLSGLSICTVSRALRNLPNVSEKAQRQVAEAASKLGYKASAAASRLAGGNTGSVAIVAPTATAWFFAQAVEAAEEIFGDSGYDTVLISLRNKASVRRQFFADLEGLAQRVDGLLLLNVDLTPQEMEALEACGMAVASVGMGNVPWDNVGIDDEHAAWQATQHLLGLGHWDLAVLSSNEHSVATETPRFRGFKRALDEHHLTVHPDFVVGAGPSIDDGRRAMTELIARGAKPTAVFAHCDEAAFGALTALREHGLSVPKHVSVIGIDDHPMSWFLGLSTVAQPVADQGAFAANLLCERLLNTEAPHQPSNHLLDTKLIERKTTRHKR
- a CDS encoding HAD family hydrolase, whose amino-acid sequence is MHMTDLRNAWTGASALLFDLDGVLTPTAVVHEHAWQELFDGYLSEAGHPQGYQESDYFDHIDGKPRFDGVRDFLASRGITLPEGPVHDHPDNQTVQGLGNRKNAIFNEIVNSRGVEPYEGSVKFINAAVELGLKVAVVSSSRNAPAVLKAAGLDHHFEVVVDGQVAAGVGLPGKPDPATYVYAAGLLEVPVEECIVVEDAVSGVQAGAGANFYSVIGVDRGAGRQTLLDAGATLVVDDLNDLL